A stretch of Malus sylvestris chromosome 11, drMalSylv7.2, whole genome shotgun sequence DNA encodes these proteins:
- the LOC126588828 gene encoding D-amino-acid transaminase, chloroplastic-like produces MASHSPSSEKKSDTLEVGDVNDFKVHVFKSSSELLEKLHDKWSQVEKKPYPAMFSSTYGGIILDPALMVIPIDDHMVHRGHGVFDTAVILNGFIYELDVHLNRFLRSSSKAKISSPFPRSTLRTILVQLAAASQIKKGSLRYWLSAGPGNFLLSPTDLPTPAFYAVVIDEDFSQCKEGVKVITSTIPMKSPEFATMKNVNYLPNVLAKLEAEEKGANASIWVDEEGYIAEGPNVNVAFITHDKELIVPFFDKILSGCTVLRMLELAPKLVEQGRLKAIRTANLTVEEAKNSAEMMYVGSTLPVLPIIAWDEQPIGDGKVGELTMALSDLVWEDMTAGPVGTQRTAVPYTE; encoded by the exons ATGGCAAGCCACAGCCCTTCTTCCGAAAAGAAATCAG ATACATTGGAGGTTGGAGATGTCAATGATTTCAAAGTTCATGTGTTCAAATCATCATCCGAG TTGCTTGAAAAGCTGCATGACAAGTGGAGCCAAGTTGAAAAGAAACCATACCCAGCCATGTTCTCGAGCACTTATGGTGGAATTATTCTTGATCCAGCTTTGATGGTGATTCCAATTGACGATCACATGGTTCATCGAGGCCATGGTGTGTTTGACACAGCGGTTATCTTAAACGG ATTCATCTATGAACTTGATGTCCACCTAAACCGCTTCCTAAGATCATCTTCAAAAGCAAAGATCTCCTCTCCTTTCCCTCGATCAACTCTTCGAACCATTCTTGTGCAACTGGCTGCAGCATCACAGATCAAGAAGGGATCTCTAAGATATTGGCTGAGTGCAGGTCCCGGAAACTTCTTGCTCTCTCCTACAGACCTGCCAACACCCGCTTTCTATGCAGTAGTAATTGATGAGGACTTTTCTCAGTGCAAAGAAGGGGTTAAAGTGATCACATCCACCATTCCCATGAAATCACCTGAGTTTGCAACAATGAAGAACGTGAACTACCTTCCAAATGTCCTTGCAAAATTGGAAGCCGAAGAGAAGGGAGCAAATGCTTCCATATGGGTTGATGAGGAAGGTTACATAGCAGAAGGTCCAAATGTGAATGTCGCTTTTATAACTCATGACAAGGAGCTTATAGTGCCCTTCTTCGATAAGATCCTTAGTGGGTGCACCGTGCTAAGGATGCTTGAACTAGCACCGAAGTTGGTTGAGCAGGGGCGCCTTAAAGCTATAAGGACTGCAAATCTAACTGTGGAAGAAGCCAAAAACTCAGCTGAAATGATGTATGTAGGAAGCACACTTCCTGTTTTGCCAATTATCGCGTGGGATGAACAACCTATTGGAGATG GAAAGGTGGGAGAATTGACAATGGCACTCTCAGATCTTGTTTGGGAGGATATGACAGCAGGTCCGGTTGGTACGCAGAGGACTGCTGTTCCTTATACCGAGTAA
- the LOC126589791 gene encoding uncharacterized protein At4g28440-like: MSTSTKTAPSQTPQQSNAKPGLRKPVFTKVELLKPETSGHTLVAKVLSSNPVLQKGRSVSQHLRQTRISECLIGDETGTILFTARNDQVDLMKPGATVILRNARIDMFKGSMRLAVDKWGRIEVTEPANFVVKEDNNLSLVEYELVNVQEEGGAPPGN, translated from the exons ATGTCGACGTCCACCAAAACGGCACCGTCTCAGACACCCCAGCAGAGCAATGCCAAGCCTGGTCTCAGGAAGCCCGTGTTCACCAAGGTCGAGTTGCTCAAGCCGGAGACCAGCGGCCACACGCTCGTCGCCAAGGTCCTGAGCTCGAACCCTGTGCTGCAGAAGGGCCGATCGGTGTCGCAGCACCTTCGCCAGACTCGAATCTCTGAGTGCTTGATTGGGGACGAGACTGGGACCATTCTCTTCACTGCCAGGAACGATCAAG TTGACTTGATGAAGCCTGGTGCAACTGTAATTCTCCGCAATGCAAGGATTGACATGTTCAAGGGATCGATGAGGCTAGCAGTTGATAAATGGGGACGTATTGAGGTCACTGAACCTGCAAACTTTGTAGTCAAAGAGGATAACAATCTCTCTCTAGTGGAATATGAGCTGGTGAATGTTCAGGAGGAAGGAGGGGCGCCGCCTGGCAATTAG